DNA from Myxococcales bacterium:
ATGCACCACACGAGGTCGACGTCGAGTCGGTGGGCACGGCGCTGAACGAGGGTGCCCCAACACCCGACGAAGTGCTCGCGCAGGCCTCGCGCCACATTGGCTATCGGGAGGACGGCTCGGAGGTGACCCCTTGGGGCTCCCGATGGGGCTATCCGACCGGTGAGTGGTGCGGAATGTTCGTGATGTCGATGGTCGAGGACGCGGGAGGAAGCGTCGGCCCCAATGGCACGATCCCGAGGACCGAGTACACTCCGAACGGAGTAGCCTCTTTCAAAGCACGAGGCGAGTGGTTCGATACGCCCAAGAAGGGCGACATCATTTACTTCAACTGGCAAGACGGTGGTGACTCGATTGACCACGTGGGAATCGTGGCCGATCCCTCGGGGTGGCCGACCTCGGTCGTCACGATCGAAGGCAATTCGGGCGAAGCGGTGGTGAAGACGACCCGCTACAACAATGGCATCATCGCAGGCTTCGGTCGCCCACGCTATCGTCAGCCGGCCCCACCCCAGCGCGCCAAGCTCTTCGAGGTGCTGACGGGCGACTTCGACGGCGACGGCAAGACGGACCTCGCCACGGTCTCGCAGAACGCCAACGGCGGCTGGAGCGACTGGCTCGCGCTGGAATTCTCGAACGGGGGCTCGGGGCTCTGGCAGGCGCGAACGCCGCGCCACATGCGTAACGGTGGCAAGGACAGCATTTACCAGACGCTCACGGGTGACTTCAACGGGGATGGCAAGACGGACCTCGCTACAATCTCGCAGGCGGGCGGAGGGGGCTGGCGAGACTGGGTCGGCATGGAGATCTCGACGGGGACCGGCTTCGCGTCGGGCGTCTGGCGGGCAAGCACTCCGCTCCACATGCGGAATGGCGGAGCGCTCTCGGATTACCGCGTGTTCGCCGTCGACGTGAACGGCGACAAGAAGACCGACATCGTGACGATTGGCGTCAACGCTGCCGGGGGTTGGGCCGACTGGGCCGCCGTCGAGCTCTCCACCGGGACGGGATTCACCTCGCAGGTGTGGCCGCTCCGCTTGCCAAAGCACATTCGAAACGGCGGCTTCGGGCGCTACGAGGTCCTGCCCGGGGACTTCAACGGCGACGGGCGAATCGACCTCGCGGCCTTCGGCGGAGGTGCGGGCGGGTGGAAGGACTGGTACGCGGTCGCCCTCTCGACGGGGACGGGCTTCGTCTCTGCGGAGTGGCCGTCGACCACGCCACAACACGTACGCAACGGGGGGGTCGGTGGATATCGCTTCCTGGTGGGCGACTACAACGGAGACGGCAAGAGCGATATCGCGACCGTGTCGCCGCTCGGGAGTGGCGGGTGGAAGGACTGGATCCGGTGATCTCGACCGGCGCTGGCTTCTCGTCCGGCCCAGGGCCAGCGGCGACGCCCACGCACATGCGCAACGGCGGCGCCCTCGCCGACTACCGCGTCGTCGCCGCGGACTTGAATGGCGACGGCCGCACCGACCTCGTCACGGTGAGCCCCAACGGCGGCGGCGGCTGGGCCTCCTGGTACGCGGTCGAGCTGTCCAGTGGCACCGGGTTCCGGTCGACGATGTGGGCCACACCTACGCCAGGCCACATGCGCAACGGCGGATCCGGGGCGACATACCGCGTTCTCGTCGGAGACAGCGACGGCAACAGGCGGGCGGACCTCATCACGATCCCGGCCAACGCGGCGGGCGGGTGGCGCGACTGGTTCGCGGTCGACTTCCTCGGGCGCCTCGTTCGCCACCGGCATCCGGCGCGCTGCCACGCCACTCCACATGCGAAATGGCGGCCAGTAGTCGGGCCTGGGAAGTGCCGGCTCGTCTCGCGGTCGGAGCCGACTTCTCGCGGCCCCTCGCCCGAGCGCTGCTTCTCCACGGGCGAGGGCCCGCGCCCATCGTTTGCTCGCGTCGTTTCGGCCGCGCCGAGCACCGCCTCGGTCGGGTATCCTCCAAGCCCGTGGCGACGCCGGGGCGCCCGTAGCGAGGTGTCTATGCGCGTCCGTCTGTGGCTCTCTCCATTCGTGCTCGCCGTGGCCGCGTGCGGCGGCAGCGCAGACCCGAGATCTCCGGCGGCGCCGAACGCCGCGGCAGCGGGGAGGCCCGACGACGACACCGCGAGGGCGTGGGCGCAGCGCCTCCAGGAGCCGCAGAGACGCGCGGCGGCGGTCCGGCGGCTGAGGGTGCTGTTCGACGACGCCCCCGTCCATCAACGGCGCGGCGGCACGGAGCCGCCACGCTGCGAGACGAGATCGTGCCACCACTGGCCAAGCTCTACGAGGGAGGGGCTCGCGGACGCGACACTCGAGTCAACATCCTCGACCTGCTGACCGACGCCGGTGACCGGCGCGCCATCGGGGCGTTCACGCGCGCGCTGCGCGACGTGGACCCCGCCCACGAGGCCGAACCGCGGCTCGCCGCGGAGGCCACGAGGGCGCTGGTCCGCCAGGGCGCGCAGCTCCCCGCGGCTCTGGTGGAGGCGCTCTGGATGCAGCTCGAGGCGTTCCGTCCCTCTCAATCCCGCTCGGTGCTCTTCACGGCGCTGCTGCGCGACGCGGTGCTCGCGGTGCGCAGCCCCACCTACGGCCCGAAGGCCATCGCGCTCCTCGCCGCCCCGGCGGACACATCCCCCGCGTCGCAGACCGACCAGGTGCAGCACCTCCAGAGGACCGCGATCGACGTCCTCGACGCGCTCGACGCGCTCGACACGCTCCACACTCAGCGCGCGGCGAGAGCCTTGGTGGCGATCTTGCTCAGTCCGACGAAGTCCGCCCTCCACGAGCGCGCCACCGCGGTGCTCGTCCGCAGGCCCAAGGAGGCGGAGCCGGCGCTCCTCGGCGCGCTCAGCGGAGCCGACCCGGAGCTCGCCAAGCTCGCCGCGAGCTACCCGGACGGGGCTGGACCGGCCGCCCTCGTTCACACGCTGACGCTGCTCTCCACGCGCTCCGCGCGAGACGGGCTCGTGCCGCTCGTCGCAGCCGCGACGGACGACGGACGGCGGACGATGCTCGCCCTGAGCCTCCCTCGGTTTCCGAGCGACGCGAAGACGCAGGAGGGCTTCCTGCGCGCCTATGAGCAGCTCCCCGCGCGCTCGACGGGCTCGGCGGGGCCACGTGCGAGGGGACGGGGTGCTCTGCTGGGTGCGTCGGCCCGCTTCTACGATCCGCGCCTCGTGCCCTGGCTCATCAAGGAGCTTGGCACCGCGCAAGCGGAGGGCGCCGCCCCCGGCGCGGTCGACGCCATGGTCAAGCTCATGGATCCCACCCAGGTGGACGCCGTCCACCGCGCACTCGAGGGGCTCGCGAGCGCGGATCCGCAGCGCGCGCAGTTCCCCGGCGCCGCGCGCGTCACGAAGCGCTGCGGCCGCGACGCCGCCTGCTACGTGGAGATTATCGCGTTACCCAGCGCGCCCCCCTCGGCGACCGACGGCCCCTCCACCCCCGCGACGGGCGCGCGGCGATCCCACATCGCCGAGGCGATCAAGGCTTGCTGGATGGCGGCGATGTTCGGGGGCGACGGCACCCGCAAGGCGCTCCTCGCCAAGGTCGCTGCCACCAAGGAGCCGATCGTGCGGAGCGCGCTGCTCGACGCCATCGATCACCTCGCGCCTGAGGGCGACCTGGAGGGCGCCGAGCTGCTCGAGCGACTGAGCACCTCGAGCCCCCCACCTTCGGGCGCCGCCCCACTCACGGCCGCCGCCCCGCCCTCGGGCACCCCACTCACGGCCGCCACCCCGCCCTCGGGCACCCCACTCACGGCCGCCACCCCGCCCTCGGGCACCCCACTCACGGCCGCCGCCCTCAAGAAGGGCACCGCCGCGCCCCCGGGCGGCGCGCGCGACGTCGACGCCGACGCGGACACCGCCTCGCTGAGGACCGTCGCGCTGCGCCTGCGCTCGCGTGCGACTCGGTAGAATGAGCGGAGCTCGATCGCCCGCTCTTTGAGCCCGACGCCCTCGCCGAGCCGCGTCGAGCGCGGAGCCCGCCCGTCCCTTCAGAACGACGCGCCGAACGCCCCGAGGGCGCCACCCGGCACCGGGGCCGCTCCCCACGTCCAGCGCGAGGCGGGGCCTTCGTGAGGCGCGAGCCCGTGGGCCGACGCTGGGCGCGGCGCCGTGAGGTAGAGCACGATCCCGGTCACGAGCGCCGCCCCCCCGATCCCCGCGACGACGCCCGCCACGGTGCGTCGACCGATGATCGCGTCCAGCTGGTCTTGGGTGCAGCTCCGGGTGAGACCGCAGGTGTCGTGGAGCTCGCGCGCGTCGCCGTTCGACGTGAGCCCGAGCACGCCGCCGACGCCGAGACCGACGAGGCCAGCTGCCCCGACCACGAGCCCGACGACGCGCCGCGTGCCGGGGCCACGCTCGTCGCCAGGGGGGGGCTGCGTGGAGGCCGGCGCGGGGGCGGGGGCGGGCAGCGGAGCCGCGGCGGGGGACCGCCCCAAGACGCCGACGACGACGCGGTTGTGCTCGCCCTGCCGCACGAGGACGCGCTCCTCTTTCGTGTCGCTGCCGCGCACGAAGACGATCGTGTGTGCGCCCGGATCGACGTCGACCGCGGTCCCGTCGAGGCCCGCGCGGAGCGGCGCCCCGTCGATCGTGACCTTCACGTCGAAGAGGTCGCGCCCGCCGCCATCTCGGGCCGAGAGCACCACCGAGGGGAGGCTCTCGGCGACCTCGCCGAGCCACTTCTCGCAGTCGTTGCGGACGAGCCCTGGACACACGTCACCGCGGCACACCCGCAGCTGCTCGCGCGCCGCGAGGAGCTTGTTCGCGAGGCGCAGGCGCTGGGCGTCTTCGTACGAAGTGACGCAGGCGAGCTTGTCCTTCGCCTGCTGCTCGCTCGTCGGCTCGGCCGCGGGTGGCGCTGGTGGTGCGGCGGGGGCGCTCGGCCCGTCGGCCGCGAGCGCGAGCCCCGCCTGGGTCGAGCAGAGCGCGACGAGCCCCACGACGGCGACGAGCCGCGTGCCGGAGCGCTCAATCATCGCGGGCATCCCTCGAAGCGTCCGCGCCCGCATCGGGGCTCGACGGCCTCATCGAGTAAATCTTGAAGCTCGTCATCTCTTCGAACTCGACCGTACCGACGACCGGGGCCGTAGTGGTGACGTTGGCCGCCCGCTCTCCTTCCACCGGCACCCCCGTGGCGACGGCGATCCAGAGCTTGAGCGTCTGGGTGCCGGCCTGGGCGCCGCTGACGGTGCGCCGCACCTCGACCCCAAACACGGGCACATCGGCCCCCTCGACGTCGATCATCTTGCGACCCAGGAAGGTCATCAACCCCGCCTGCCGGAACGAGGTGGCGGGAACGGAGTTCTGGCCCTGGCAGTCGTGGATCGCGGTCAGATCGCGCTCGACGGCGGGTCCGAACCAAGGGTTCCCCGCGTCGCATCGCCAGCTCGCCGTGTTGGTCATCGTGCCGAACCACGTCTGGATGTCCTTGCCGCTGACCTCGAGGAGTCGATCTCCACTCCTGCAGAAGTCGAGGCTCCAGGTGTGGCGAATGGCCGCCCTCATCGTGAAGGTGTAGCAGTCCGGCCCGCCAACCGTCATCGACCCCGTCATCGGAACGAGGAGGCGATTCTCCTGGACGTTGCCGTTGCTAAGTTGCGTAAGCGTGGGCGCCCCCACTCCGGCGTATTGATAGTCGCCCAGCGCGAGCAGATAGTCGGGCACGGGAATCGAGGCGCCATCGAGGGTCACGTCCGCCGCGGCGTCGCTGCCGTCCGCGAGCGCGTCCTCGACGCGCGCGTCCTCTGGGCGTCGTGCGTCGTCCGCGCGCGCGTCCTCGACGGGAGTGCCCCCGTCGTCGCCGGGCTTGACGCCTCCCATGAGGCCCTCGAGCGACGTGCACGCGACCAGCACGAGGCCCGTGAGAACACCAGCGACCGGGAGCGGGAGCGGGAGGCGGCGCCTGGTCGCTCCAGCGACCACTGAACGCTGTGGATACATGCGCGAATTTCCCCAATTTCGGGGTGAGTGTCAAGGTCGCCGAGCACGAACCACGCCGCTGCCGGTTGTCCAACAGCGCGAACGGACGGCACCGTTCCTGGGCGCGGCCCCATCGTTTCGCCTACGAGCGCCGACGGCGTCGCGCGCCGACGTCGCGGGTGGCAGACCGGGGACGGCTCGGACGGTGGCGCCTCGGGCGCTGAGCGATCGCACGTTCGCGCACGCGACGCCGCCCCTTCCGGCAGGCTGGGTTCGTCGCCCCCCCGTGCGCGCCGATCCGCGCGGGCGCGAGCTGTCGAGCGCGAGGCGGGCTGATCGCTGCGCCGAAGGCGCGGCGTCCAGCGGCGCTGAAGGCCGAGAGCAGCACCTCGGGTCGTCGGCGTGCCGGCGGCTGTCGGAGGGCCCGCTGGGGTTGAGTTCGTCCCCCTTCGGGCCCGGAGATCCACTAGGCTCACGGGTCATGGAGGCCTCGCCGCGCACGACCGTCCTCGGGGGGCGCTACCGGCTCGACGGGCTCATCGGCGAGGGCGGCATGGGCGCCATCCACCGGGCGACGGACCTCACCCTCGAGCGCCAGGTCGCGGTGAAGGTCGTGCGCCCCCAGGCGAACTCGCCCGAGGCGCGCGAGCGCTTTCTCCGCGAGGCGCGGAGCACTGCGCAGATCCGGCACCCGAACATCGTCGAGGTCTTCGATTTCGGTCAGACCGAGAGCGGAGACCTCTTCTTCGTCATGGAGCTCTTGCGGGGGGAGTCGCTCGCGGTCCGCCTCCAGCGCGAAGGCCGCATCCCGCTCGAGGAGTTCGTCACGCTCGCGGGCGAGCTCTGCGACGGGTTCGGCGCGGCGCACGCGGCGGGGCTCATCCACCGCGACATCAAGCCGGCGAACGTCATGCTCGTCCGCCACGGCAATCGGCACGACTTGGTCAAGATACTTGACTTTGGCATCGCCAAGTCGGAGAATGCGACCACCCACCTCACCGAGGCGGGCATGTTCCTCGGCACCCTCGAGTACATCGCCCCGGAGCAGATCCTCGGCTCGGCGCCGCTCGACGCGCGCGCCGACGTCTACGCCCTGGGCTCGCTCTTCTACCGAATGCTCTGCGGCTCCTCGCTCTTCCCGAAGGCGGCGCGCTCCGGCCTCATCCACCACCACCTCGAGGTCGCGCCCGAGCGCCCTTCGGTCCGCGTCCCCGAGGCGGGTATCCCGCGCGCGCTCGAAGACCTCGTGCTCCGATGTCTGTCGAAGTCACCGGAGGATCGCCCTCAGAACGCGAGCGAGCTCCGCGCGGCGCTCGACGAGGCGCTCGGCGCGCCAGCGCAGGCGCGGCCCCGACCGACCGCGCCGGAGCGCCTGCCCGCGAAGCCGACCGAGGGCGCGGCCGAGCCGCTCATCGAGGTCGAGATCAGCGCGGCCTTCGAGCGCACCGTGCCGACGCCGCGCGCGGGAGAGCCCGTCTTCGCGCCCGCCCCCGTGGCCGACCTCCAGCTCGACCTCAGCACGAGGCGCCACCCCAGCCCGAGCGCGCCCGATCGCACCGAGGTCATGGCGCGACCGGCGGGTCCGACCTGCGGCGCGTGCGGGGTCGCCGTGCCCCCCGGGACCCGCACCTGCGCGGCGTGCAGCGCGCCGCAAGCCCCGCCACGAGCCCCGCGAGACAGCGCGCCGCGAGAGTCCGCGCTGGGTGGCGTCGCGCCGGGAGATGTCCGCGCGGGCGTACGCTTGGCCGAACCGTGGAGCGGCGACGTCGCGCTCGCGCGGGTCAAGCGCGCGCCGGGCACCCTCCTCGAGCGCGACGGGCCGCCCGTGTGGCTCGTGCCCCTCGCGGTGCTCCCCATCTGGCTCGCGATCGTCGTCATCCTGCTGTGCGGCGCGTCGGCCGCGGGGCTCTGGGCGTTCCAGGTCGATGCCAAGATCGCCTATTGGGGGCTCGCGGTCGTGTCCACCCTCGCCGGCATCGGCATCTACGTGCGCCGCCGCATCGAGGCGGCTGAGTGACGCGCGCGGAGTGGGCCGTGGCGCCGTGATCGGGCAGGTCCTCGGCGACCGATACAACCTCGTCGCGCTGCTCGGGCAAGGCGGGATGGCGACGGTGTACCGCGCCAGGGACTTGCGGCTCGAGCGCGACGTGGCCGTGAAGCTGCTCGCGTACGACCTGCAGGGCGATCCGGTCTACCTCCAGCGCTTCGAGAAAGAGGCCAAGCTCTCCGCGCAGCTCCGTCACCCGAACCTCGTCGAGGTCTTCGACGTCGCCGTCTCGAGCGACGACGAACAGTACCTCGTGATGGAGCTGCTGCAGGGCGAGTCGCTCGGCGCCCGCGCCGCTCGTGGGCCGATGCCGCTCGACGAATTCCTGGCCCTCGCCCAGCAGATCGCCGCAGGGATCGCGGTGCTCCACGCGGCGGGGGTGGTGCATCGCGACCTGTCCGCGAACAACGTGATGTTGGTCGAGGGTGGCGCGCGCGTGAAGGTGCTCGACCTCGGCATCGCGAAGGCACAGAACGCGCAGACGCTCACGGAGCCCGGGAGCTTCATCGGCACGCTCGAGTCGATGTCCCCCGAACAGATCCGCGGCGACGAGGTGGGGCCGCCGGCCGACGTGTACGCGCTCGGCATCCTCTTCTACCGCATGCTCACCGGCGCGCCCCCGTTCGCCGGCGAAGCGGCGACGCTCATCTACCAGCACCTGCACGTGCCCCCGGGCGCGATGATGGCGCCGGCGGAGCTGCCCGAGGGCGTCATCGACCTCGTCGCGTGGTGCCTCGAGAAGGCCCCTTCGGCGCGCCCGGCCGACGCGACGGAGCTGCACCAGGCGCTCTCGGCGCTCGCGCGGGGGGAGGCACCGGAGCCGCGCGCGCCGGCCGCGCCACCCCCGCTGCCCGTGCCGGACCTGACTGCCCACGTGCCACGCCGCCCTCCCCCCGCCGCCGCCGTGACCGTCGCACCCCCACGGTCGCGGAGCTCCGTGGCGCCGCTCGGCGCGCCCGCCGGCGCTGGGCAGCGCCCGCCCGAGAGGGTGATCGAGCCCGACGAGGAGGAGCGCAGCTCCGAGCCGCTCGAGCTCGAGGCGGTGGCCCGCAAGCCCGAGTCGCTCGTCGCCGCGACGCCCCTCGCCTGCGCCACCTGCGGCCTCGTGCTGCACGTCTCGACCGATACGTGCCCGTCCTGCGGCGTCGGCGCGCTCTCCGCGCTCACGCCCTTTCGCCCCGCGATGGTGGTGCGGGCCCCCGTGCCGGCGTGGATAGCGCCCCTCGGGGTGTTCCCGACCGGCGTCTCGAAGCGAGTGGCCACCTACGGGTTTGGAGTGGCCGCGCTGCTGGCCTTGGTCGGACTCGGGTGGGCCTCGCTGTTCTTCGCGACGGTCGCCGGCGTCGCGTGCGCGGCCTTCTACGTGCGGCGCCGCGTCGAGGGCGATGGGTGACGCCGGCCTGTAGGCCGGGGCCAACAGCGTAGGGGCCAGCCCCGGGGAGCTCGCCTCGCGCGCGGAGGAATCCTGCGTGCTCGGACTCCCGCGCGGCTGGCCTTCGGGTTGCAAGACGTCCGAGCATGGACTCCCTCGACCTGCGCGACCTGCCGCCCGATCTCCCCGTCCCCGAGCTCGACCTGCCGCCGCCCCGCGGGGTCGAGGGCGAGGCGCCGCGCGTCGAGCCGGGCGAGCCGCTGGAGCTCGCGGACGCGCCAGCGTGGCACGTGGCGACCGGAGTGCGCACGAGGGCGTGTCCCGTGTGCCAGTGGCGCCGGGCTCACGCAGTGGGCCTGCCACGAGTGCGGTGAGCGCCTGGGGGCGGACTCAGGCCTCGCGCTCGCGGGCTCGACGGTGCCGGCTCGCGGCGACTGGCGCGCGGAGCCGCCGCACGCGGGCGGGCGCGGGGCGCTGGCGGCCATCGCCGACGCGGTGCCGCTCGGCGTGGGCAAGCGGCTCCTGCTCTACCCGCTCCTCGCGGCATTCTTCTGTAACCTATTGATTCCATGCCGATTTCACGAGACGTGGGCATGCCTCGTGCTCGCCCTGTTCGGCGGCGTCGTGGTCGCCGCGCACCGCGTAGCGTACCGGCAGTGGCCCGCCGAGGAGTGAGCCCGGCGTCTGAGTCGCCGCGCACGCTCGGCCACTCACGTGCATTCTGCACAGACCTCGGGGCGCGCTCGCGTCGGTGGCGGCCGAGGACTGAGGCGGGTCAACGCGCCGGCGCGGAGCGCAGCTCGAGGGCCAAGGTCGCCCGGCTCCAGCCTGCCCGATGCTCTATGGTGCGCGGGTGCGTTCTCGAAGCGCCCGCCGCGTCGCTGCCCCGTCCCCCCGCGCGATGCCCGCGCCCTGCCTCGCGCTCGCCGCGCTCGCCGCGCTCGCCGCGCTCGCCGCGGGCCTCGCCGGCTGCGCGCGCGACACGGTGCCCCCGCGCGATGCCCGCGCGCTCCCTCCGGGCCCGATGCTCGGCGCAGCCCCGGCCGACACGCGCCACGCGCTGCTGTGCGGCGAGTGGCGACGGGCCGTCGGGTACGACCGCGAGGCGAGCGCGCACACCTCGTTCGCCGAGCTCCGGCCCGCGCAGAGCTGCTTCGTCGAGGTCACCCACACGCCCGCGGGCGCGCGGCCCTCGCCGACGCCCGCCGGCTGCGGCTTCCCCACCGAGGCGACATTCGCCCACGTCGCGCGGCTGGCGTTGGCCTACGACGCGATCGCGGACGGCGACACGGTCGCGCTCCCTCACGACCTCGCGTGCCCGCTCGCGGCCTCGGTTCGGAGCGACGCGGCGCGGCAGAACGCCCGGGCGCTCCGGGCGCTCGCGGCGCTCTCCCGCGCGCCGCTCCGCGCCTACGCGTACGCGGCGGTGCTGGTACCCGGCTACGGCGCGGCCGCGCAGGGCGACAGCGCGCTCGTCGGCGCTCCGCCGGACGCGGCGTGTGGGGACTGGGCGGCCGAGGTCGAGCTCCCGCGCCTAGGCGTCAACGTCGAGCGCGCGCGCCGCGCGGCGGAGGCGCTCCGTGGGGGCGTCGCGCCGGTCGTGATCGTGAGCGGGGGCGCGGTGCACTCGCCGCTCGTCGAGGCGTTCGCGCTGGCGAACGTGCTGCGGTGCGCGGGCGGCGTCCCCACCGAGCGAATCCTCGTGGACCCGTGCGCGGACCACACGCACACGAACCTGCGCAACCTGGGCGCCATGGTCGTGGGCCTCGGCGCGCGAACGGCCTACCTCGTGACCGATGGCGGGCTCCAGTCGGCGTACCTCTCCGACTTCACGGCGTTCGACCTCTTCGGCGGCTCGGTCGACCAGCGCAGCCTGCGCGATTTCGGCTACCTGCTGGGCGCGTGGCGGCGGGCGAGCCGCGGCCTCGAGGGTGGGTTCTGGTACACGCCTTACCGCTTCTGGGCGGAGCGCGAGCCCGTCACCTGCGTCACGGGCCCGCTCGACGGGCCGGGCCGGTGATACGTGCAGTATACACGGACCTCGGCGCGCGCGCGCCTCAGCGAAGACCGTACCGCTTGAGGAGCGAGAGCAGGTAGGGGCGGTCCATTTTCGCGAGCCTCGCGGCCTCCGACGCGTTGCCTTGGGCGCGCGCGAGCAGCGCCGCCACGTAGGACCGCTCGAACTCGGCGACCGCGCGCGCGCGCGCGTCGCGGTACCGCTCGACGGCGGCGCCGCCGTCCGCGGGCTCGAGGGCCCCTCCCGCGGCGGGCATGGCGGGCATGGGGTACCCGGGGTGCGCGTCGAGCTCACCCGCGAGCGCTCGCTCCACGGCGTTGCGCAGCTCACGGACGTTGCCCGCCCAGTGCTGGAGACGCCACCGCTCGACCAACTCCGCCGGGAGCGCGTCCGCGGCGCCCGCCAGGTCGAGCGTGAAGTGCGCGACGAGCGCCGGCACGTCCTCGGGCCGCTCGCGGAGCGGGGGCAGCGAGATGAGCGCTCCGGCCAGACGATAGTAGAGGTCCGCGCGGAAGGCCGCCCGGTTCACCTCGGCGCGCAGATCGCGGTGCGTCGCCGAGACCACGCGCACGTCGAGCTCGATCTCGCGCTCCCCGCCCACGCGGCGCACGCGCCGGCGCTCGAGGGCGCCGAGCAGCGACGCCTGCGCGGTCTGCGAGAGCTCGCCGATCTCGTCGAGGAACACGGTGCCCCCCCGCGCGCGCTCGAAGGCCCCCGCGTGCCTCGCCACGGCGCCGGTGAAGGCCCCGCGCTCGTGACCGAACAGCTCCGACTCGACGAGCGCGTGCGGGAGCGCGCCGCAGTCGACCACGACGAACGGGCCCGCCCGGCGCGGCCCCTCGTCGTGCAGGGCGCGCGCGACGAGCTCCTTTCCGGTGCCGGTCTCGCCCAACACGAGCACCGAGCCGCCGAAGGCCGCGAGGCGCCTCACCTGCCGGACGACCTCGAGCATACGCGGGCTCACCGTCACGAAGCCTGGCAGCGCACGAGGCGCCTCCGCCGCCGCGTCGGCCGCGCGCGAGACCACGAGGACCGTGTCGCCGAGCAGGAGCGCGGTGTCCCAGGGGACGTCGCCGTCGCGCAGGCGCGAGCGCCCGGAGTAGGTGCCGTTCGAGCTGCCGAGGTCGCGCACCCGCACGCCGGCCTCGCTCGCTTCGAGCTCGAGGTGATAGCGGCTCACGGTGGGGTCGGAGAGCACGAAGCCGTTGTCCGCCGCGGTCCCGATCGAGAGCGGAGCGCGCGCGTCGGCCTCGACGTGCTTGCCCGCGTCGACCCCACGAGCCACGGTGAGCGAGAGGCGCGCCGCGGGCGCCATCGCGGCAGCGGGCGTCCGCGTGTGCTTTCGCGTGAGGCCCGCGCTCAAGGTCCCGGCCACCGCGAGGGCCGGCGATCGTCGAGCCGCGCGAGCTCCTGCGTGAAGATCCGGCGGGCGATGGCGATCGCGCACGCGTACGTGCTGTCGACCCCGAAGAAGCTGAGGCTCTTCGAGAGCAGCGACTGCCGACGGGAGTACGGCGTATCCGACGCGTAGTGGAGCAGGCCCACGTCGAAGTGCACGTCGGGCGTGAGGTTCACGATCTCGTTCGACGGGAGCCGCCGCGGGTTCGAGAGCTCGTGCACGCCGCCAAGGAAGGGGCCGGCCTCCATCTCGAGGACCGTGTAGCCCTCCCGATAGAAGGTCGCCATGTAGTCCTTGTTCTGGAGGAACGCGCTCCGCACCGTCACCGCCGACTGGTTGTCGAAGACGCTCCCGAAGCGCAGGAACGGCGCCACCGCGTCGGCCGTGATGGCGTTGCGGAAGAGGAAGGTGTTGCCCGAGTGCTCGTCGTACACCGTGTTCGAGAGCAGCACGTCGCCCACGCGCCCGTTCAGCGTCGCCGCCTTCCCCATGATGTAGATTCCACGCACTTCGCCCACGCCCTGGCCCACGCGCGACAGCAGGTGGTAGGCCGCCATGCCGAGCGGGTAGTCGATGTTGATGAGCACCGCCTCGCTCTGGGCGAGGCGCTCGACGCCGGGCACGCGGAGGCGCGGATCGATGGCGGTGGGGTCCAGGTCGGAGAGCCGGAGGATCTGCGCGTCGACGTCGATGCGCCCTGGGCCGGAGAGGTGCAGGAGGCCCTTGGTGGACTCGAACCGTCGCACCTCGTTCATCTTGGAGTCGTCGCGCCC
Protein-coding regions in this window:
- a CDS encoding sigma 54-interacting transcriptional regulator; translated protein: MSAGLTRKHTRTPAAAMAPAARLSLTVARGVDAGKHVEADARAPLSIGTAADNGFVLSDPTVSRYHLELEASEAGVRVRDLGSSNGTYSGRSRLRDGDVPWDTALLLGDTVLVVSRAADAAAEAPRALPGFVTVSPRMLEVVRQVRRLAAFGGSVLVLGETGTGKELVARALHDEGPRRAGPFVVVDCGALPHALVESELFGHERGAFTGAVARHAGAFERARGGTVFLDEIGELSQTAQASLLGALERRRVRRVGGEREIELDVRVVSATHRDLRAEVNRAAFRADLYYRLAGALISLPPLRERPEDVPALVAHFTLDLAGAADALPAELVERWRLQHWAGNVRELRNAVERALAGELDAHPGYPMPAMPAAGGALEPADGGAAVERYRDARARAVAEFERSYVAALLARAQGNASEAARLAKMDRPYLLSLLKRYGLR